Within Montipora foliosa isolate CH-2021 chromosome 3, ASM3666993v2, whole genome shotgun sequence, the genomic segment CCAACCCGCAAAAAGGCGAAAAACGCCATGGAGCACATCGCTTGAAACGGACAAGAACCATACCTAGAGATAGCCAGCTGAGAAGAACTTTCAATGATTCTGTGAAGTATTGGGAGCGTTATTGGTAAACGACTATCTACAAGGGATCCTAATTTGGTATACCCTTTGATCATCTGAATAATAAAAAAGGCTTTAGTAGGGTCAGGAAAACCAAGAAATTTATTAGAGTAACCTAACGTAGAGACGTATGAACTGACAGTTGATGGCGCATAGTTTTTATCATACATGTAGGCAATAAAAAGAGCCAACATGTGAGGCAATATGGGCAAACTGGGGTGAGCGGAATGAAAAACTGAATTCAGAAACTGGTAAAATAGCTTCCATGCTCGCCTATAAGTTGGTACAGAGGAAGACTGGAGGCTAGATTTTGCAAGCATGCTTACTATGGGACCCAATTCTGTGGCTGCAGGTGCTGGGGAATCTCTGTGGATAAGGGGTCCATTGCTGGGGCCGGCTGTCTGAAAGTCTGCACCTGCAAGCGAGACAGAGCATCCGCAAGACTGTTATGAGTCCCTGGAATATGTTTGTGGAATATGTTTGTGAAAGCAATGTTGTGATATAAACAAATAGAAACCAGTTTACGTACAAAGAATATTAAAGCTTGTCCTTACAGGTTTGCTTATTGATAACATGAACCAGGGACTCATTATCAGTCAGGAACAAAATGCATTGATTGCTCATTACCCCACCCCAAAGGTACAAACTCAACACAATGGGGTAAAACTCAAGTATTGCAATATTACGATACTTCAAATTAATAGGCCATTCCCCATAGCACCAATGCGACCCAAAGACAGCACCAAAACCCATTGCACCCGAGGCATCGGTGTAAAGTTTTGAAGAGCTAAGCCAGGTGTTCTCCAAGAAAAAGGACTTCCCATTAAAACTGGACAAGAAGGACAGCCACATTTTTAGACCCTCCTTTACCTCTCTGTTAAGACGGATGTAATGGTGAGCAGATTGAATGCCCAAAGTGAGGTTAATAAGTCTTCGTAGAAAAGCTCGACCAGGGCGGATGACGGAACATGCAACGTTTAAGAGGCCTGTTAGAGAGTGCACCTCCTTGAGGGAAACCTTCTTACGAGACAGAAAGTGTGAAATAAGCGACTTACATTTCTCAATTTTATCGAGAGGCAACCGAGCCTCCAAAAGAACAGAGTCTAACTCAATGCCTGCAAAAGACATGGTGGTCGCTGGGCCACAAGTCGTCTCTGGTGCCATGGGGATACCAAGGTACTCACAAGGTACACAGGTGCTCCGGAGATATGCCATCATTGACGGATGAACCTTTGGGAAAGGACAGATGATGAATAAGTCTAAACTCGCCAGGTGCTCTCTTTGGTATCACATCCAGGGGGGAGATTCGAAAGGGAGACATTGGAGGAGCCAGGAAAGGACCAGCAAGCCTATGGGCTTCCAACTCTTTCGTAACTTTAGCATCAACCACTAATGGATTTTCTAAAGCTGACAACAATTCTTAGAAAAGGACGAGACTCGTTCCCCTTCAAAATGCAAAGGAAATCCCCAAGTAAAACCTGATAATAAACATGAAACAGCGGAAGGGGTATACCTGTCAAGAAGAAAACCTAATCTATGAACTTTTACTGGAGTGGGTAGACTGGGCAGAATGGGATTTGGCTGAGAGGGACTGGACACTGCCGGCTTGGAGTGAGTCACGAAAAATACATTTGGTCACTGAGTGGTGCCCCTCGAACTTAAAGCAAAGATGCTTGAAGGCACAGCCAGGAGAGCACTTACGGTTCTTATGAAACCGAAAACAATAACCCTTAGGAATAATATCTGCTCTAGACTTAGGAATAACTGCGGAATCACTTTGCGGGTTTCTACGCAAAACGAGTTGAGATTTCAACCACAACTCCCCATGGATCCTATCCCATGGGAGGGAAGACCCATGCGTCTTCCTCAAGAAGTGAAAATATTCATCGTAGAATTTCCAGTTATGACCCCTCCCAGCTAAATCTTGAACAATTTCCCCATATTTCATGAGGGCGGGGACCTCATGTGGAAAACGTTTCGTGTAAACCCCTACAAACACATGAAAGCTGCTTAACCAATCTTCTATGGAAGAGATTTTCTTCGGCTTAGATGCAGGTTCAATGCAGAGGGAAGGGATGGACCACCTTTGGTACTTTGGACTTTAATGTGGCATTGCTGTTCAAAAGTGGGATTGGTGAGAAGTGAGCCAAAGTCCACATGCTCATGATTCCAAATCTTGGCACGTATCTTGTCAGATAGTCGGGCGTCAACAGCAGAGCAACTGCTCAATAATTTTCATTGCATCGAGTTGTACAAGAAAAATATGGACGAAGGCACGAAGCTTAAGAAAGAAGTTAAATATCGTCACAGTATACGACgaatttacatatttttacaCTTCCGGTGTTTTATACTTCGTTTAGATTATCGCACAGAGAAATCTGACTGTTATGATTCTTGAACTTTTCATTTCTATAAGTTCAAAAGTTTCGTTAGTTTCGCAGAATACAGTATTAAATAATTGTAGTCTTAAAGCCAGCTTACAATCAATGCATGATGACGATGAAGTAATTTAATACGAAATCGAGGGTCAATTGTTCTCAGAAAACCGATAATAACATAATAAACACTACTGTTCATGAATAAACGAATAGCCTCTTGGTATAATCTTATGCTGTTGATTTACGTACCTTACAAGCGCTTGGGACTTTCCGCCATCTTGTGTTTCTTACTGCACTAGTCCCTCTCTTTGGCCTtacaaaatcttgaatttagGATTTTGGCTTCCAAAATATTGAATTCAAGACTTTGGCCTTTCAAAATAttaaattcaggattttggctttccaaaatcttgaatgcAGGATGTTGACCTTCCAAAATATTGAATTCACCTTCCAAAAtattgaattcaggattttggcctTTCAAAATATTGAATGCAGAATCAGTTTGGATTCCAAAATTTTGAATTCAGGGTTTTGGAAACTTTGgaaactctaactctacgacatatatgaaaataactctattgtgtagatttagccaagcctaaaagcggagctccctggttatttattcttactgcctgtagagttagtttttattttattttattttattaacacaTCTATACCGATAAACTACTACTACAAGTACACAAATTACACTTCCTACTATACATATATAATAGCTGATACAAAGACTGTTTAGGTACAATTACTACTATAAAATAGGATAtaagttattttttttgcattttaattctCACTACCACGGCAGAATAACTGAAACTTTTCCCATTTACTTTCCCGATCAGCACCTCTGTTACTTGAATTCACAAATTTCTTTTCTAACTGATGAACATAActgactttatttaaaaaaaaattgtaaaggaAGGATAAGTACATTTGTTGCGACATTCATGAATATGTTGCTTAGCTAAGACTAACATGTGATTAATAAACAAGTAGTCTTCTTTCCTTTGCCAAAATCCAAAAAGTATATCACTGTCTGAAAGGTCTCTTAAGGATATGTTTAATTGATTACTCCAAGTAACAAAGTCCGACCAGAAACTCTTAGTACAGGAACATATAATTAACAAATGCTCAAGGGATTCGCTAGAATTTGCTAGACCAATTTTATGAAGAAAAGAGTTAGTTGTCAAGTACCTGTTTAAAATTCTATACTGGAATTCTCTGGATTTGGTGTCTATGAGAACATTAAAAGGCAATTTATAAAATGTCGTGCCAATCAAGGCATATATCAGGAAACTGTTCTTCAAATCTCGCTTGCGCAGTTGGTCTGGTTTCATAGCCTGCTCTAATTTCAGAATAAACATTCTTGGAAAGGACGCTCTCGATCTGTACGGCCTGGTTTTTAAGATAGAGTTTAATTTGATTatacaaaaaaaagttttaccACTTTTGGGTCCGCAAGATGTCAAGGATTTTCGCCATTGAGTTGGTAGGGCCTCAAAAATTTGAATTAAGTGAAACCATTCAAGAGGTGTGAAAGGTAACCCATTTGGATTCTGCCTGACTAGTAAAACATTTGTGTCGGTTACGAGATTTTCTAGCGTGATTATTCCTTTGTCAAAAAGGCTTTGATAGAACACCGATTTTCCGTCGATTAGAATGTGTCTGTTGTTCCATATAACTGTGCTAGATCTGGAAGAGTTACTTAAATTAAGGATCTGTTCTCTTACAGACGCAGAGTGTTCAGAAAAGGTTTGTAAACATTCTACGTAAAATTTGGGTAAGGTGACTGGAAGATTTTTAACGTTGAAATTACAGCTTAAAAGTAGTCTACCTCCGACCTGTATTAGATGATGTAAAAGAATTATTTTCCAACTGCTTTGCTGAGAATTAGCGAATTTTTTACAACACAATTCGCTGTGCTTTAATAATTGACTCCAAATGTGGTGCTCTTAGACCTCCGTTTTCAACATCACTTATTAACGCTGAGCGTTTCACtttatcttttcctttccaaataaaattaaaaataattttattaacttCCTTAACAATCTCCTTATGTGAACAAACTAAACCAGCCCTATACATAAAAACCGGAATAACAAAAGATTTTATTATCTGAATACGCCCAAGGACCGTTAAGTTTCTCCAATTCCAGCAGTTCAACCTTTCCTTATAGTCTTCAGAGTCTCATCAAAATTTAACTTTCTCCACAGAGTCTGATCATATGTAAAGTGAACTCCTAAAATCTTGATAGCTTTTTTAGCTGTGATGTTTCTATTTCTAGCAAGAGATATGACAGTCTCCATTGTTGATTTTTGATCGTTTCCTAAAAACAATGCCTCAGTcttttcaaagttaatttttaGTCCGGAGTGCAACGAGAAGCTATCTACCATGTTTAATAAGGTGTCTAATGAGGCATGATCTCTGAGGAATGCAGTCATATCGTCAGCAAATATTTCAAGTTTTGTCTCTCCATTTCCCACCATAATTCCATGAATATCTTTATTAAGACGTATATTAATAGCGAGGATTTCCAAacaaattataaataataaGGGGATAATGGGTCTCCTTGCCTGACACCTCTGAATATCTTAAAAGGGGCTGTTGTGTAACCGTTATTCATAACAGTGCTGGAAATATTTTTGTAGAAAATTTGTATCCATCTAATTAAAGACggcacaaaattaaaaacagagaGTGCCTTGAACATAAAGTCATGATTAATcgaatcaaaagctttctggAAATCTATAGCTACTAACAATCCATTCATTTGATATCTTTCTGTAAATTCCATAATATCGTCAATGGTTCTCACCGCATCAAAGATCGTTCTGCCTTTCACATAAGCGTTTTGATTAAaatgtataatttctggtaACACCTTTTGAAGTCTTATCGCAATCACCGATTGCCGATTTTGGCATCaacctgtagggttagtgaaaataaaaggtttccaaTTGTCCGCGTTTCGatgtttccggttactgcttaaataaatgatttcatttgctctcttctacagaaaaattcactgcctaactggtgaattccacggtaaatttcacgctaaaaaccgatctcgcatgaatcacgaagcgatgggtgcgatatcggtttttcgagtccAAGAAAGGAATTTGTGGAGAAACTTCCTTCACCAAGTTCGAGCAATTACTGGTACTGTTTCGtagttctcgttctctttctctcttctttcgtttc encodes:
- the LOC137995462 gene encoding uncharacterized protein, translated to MAYLRSTCVPCEYLGIPMAPETTCGPATTMSFAGIELDSVLLEARLPLDKIEKCKSLISHFLSRKKVSLKEVHSLTGLLNVACSVIRPGRAFLRRLINLTLGIQSAHHYIRLNREVKEGLKMWLSFLSSFNGKSFFLENTWLSSSKLYTDASGAMGFGAVFGSHWCYGEWPINLKYRNIAILEFYPIVLSLYLWGGVMSNQCILFLTDNESLVHVINKQTCKDKL